caagtttattattagtataaaatgggAAATTATGAACGATGGacaaatttgttgtaaatatgtttcaaaatgaggtatttttaaaagggttaattacatataaaatcaccacctttacacgatttttttttaaaaaaactcgaCTTttaacgtgtcaattcagggtatcacctttaatttcttttcaaaaacaacataggcatatttttaggtaaaattttGTTGACTTAGACGATGGGTCTACCGCGTTTCCTGCCATGTCAGCAAATGTCACTAAAAATTGccgatgttgtttttgaaaagaaacgaaaagtgttgccctgaattgacacgttttaaaagttatgttatttttggaaattcgtgtaaaggtggtgattttatatataattaatctgTTTGAAAATAATCCCATAACAAAAGACATTTATGataaggcctaatgtcttaaaaaactccgacctttcATCCACTTTTCAATTCtatcctgacgttgcaaattagtcagttttaccctattttgtattttttttcattgcAATTATActctaaaacataaaattgaccttttttatttgacaaaaattctctaaattgactttttttgcattagattataccttttatattaaattgacaaattttgaagaatttttttgaacCTTTGTCAAATAAATCAAGGTCAactttatgctttagggtataattgaaatgaaaaaatgcaaaatggagtaaaattgacaaattttcaacgtcaggatagaattgaaaaagggatgaaaggtcggatttttttaaagtactagtttcgcattacgtgctatgcacgtggctcgtaacgtaactcgtcaatgtacatattagtaaatttattataattaaatcaattttttatatataattaatattaaattagttaagaatttttgtaaaagtaaatataatatattcgattattaaatttttttccatactgaatttatttttcttttgattttataataaccataattaaatatttaatttaattttattaaaataataaaatagaaatttaaataataatatattgaccaaatacagtatttaaattttgtagttatatcaaactaaaagataggtattcctactaatttggagacaatttagctacctattctaattaggactttaattataatagtgattaattaaataattaattagttaataattataaaacctttatttaataataagatgaaaaggattattcagtaaatttgtctgtccccccatccgtacttttatatatagtatagatatagatagaccgtatgaaaattaatatgtataaatttatttctttaaataaattaattgagaATCAAGAAGCAATACGAATGAGTaattttcctttaaaaaaaatgagtaattttaaaatagaaaaaatccGTCATTATTGACAGCCAAATCAATGAGCAAACATCATTTTTAATTCTCAATATAGACAAATAATTGAAGACGACAagaattatgataaattactctTCCACTCCTACTCATGTCACATAGTTTAATGTACAAAATACGTGGTAATTGATACTACTATGCTTTATCTCTTGAGCTGGAAACAGTATCCATGTGATCACGTaatttaatgtaaaaataaCATGCCAATTgctatattttatattgatgCCAGCAATTTAAGACTGGTGGACGGTGCAATCAAACTACATTTTGTAAGATTTGTTCGTTGGAAGCTACAATTTTATATTCCttcgttacaaaaaaaaaaaaaaaaacttctttCATTaacatacatattaaaaaatttaatttatttaattaaaataatactaatttttaataatatctttattaaataattaatatattcttcttttcaatatatttttattaattaataatttaaaatcactcataaaacataaataaaattattttttgtattaaaactatcaaaaataatttattattgttattattaaaaatattatcaatttaatttaaactaaaactaatttaattaaaacaaatttatacaattaactactttctaaaaatagaaataaattcaTAACTCGGGACGCCTAAAATAGAAACAAGCCTATCTTTAtgaatgaaaataatattatttattttttatttggaataTATGACTATTTggatatttataaaaagaatatttatCTCGTACATTGATTGTGTCAtgtcatatttataataatctaatgagcatttgcgaacaagaccaataattttatttataagggTTGTCACGGCTTGAAGTCCAAATGAAGGTTAAAAATGGAGGTTGAAAGAGTTAGTGAAGAATGCATTAAACCTTCATCATCAACTCCATCTCATCCGAAAACATACACCATTTCCTTATTAGATCAATTTATACCTTCTATGTATTTCCCCATAATTCTTTTCTATCACAACCAAAACCCTAACCTTACCGACATTAAAACCGTCATCTCCGAAAGATCAAAACTACTAAAGAAATCATTGTCCGAAACCCTAACTCGTTTTTATCCGCTTGCCGGAAAGCATAAAGATAATCTTTCCGTCGACTGCAACGACGAAGGTGTGTACTATGTCGAGGCTAGAGCTAACATTTCTTTATCAAAGTATCAAAATGAATTTATAGCATCAACTGCTACATTGTTGCCCCAAAAATTCAGTTATTATGAGGAATTAGCTCCTGGATCTTATGTTGCTATGATTCAAGAAACAAATTTTGCATGTGGTGGCATTAGTATTGGGATATTAGCTTCTCACAAGATTATGGATGGAACTGCTGCATGTTTTTTCATAAAACATTGGGCTAAGGTTGCTACCAAATCTTATGAAGGATTAGTTTGCCCTAATTTTAATAGCTCatttatttttccaaaaaatgATGAATTTCCAAAAGAAGCAAGTCTTGTTGAAATGATGTCACCTACCCTTGTTCAACAAAAGAAGATGACTACAAAAAGAATTGGATTTAATGCATCTGCCGTAGCTAGTCTTAAGGCGAAAGCAATGCGCTTAGGCGTGGAAAATCCGACCAGCGTTGAAGTGGTGTCTGCGCTGTTTACGGAACATCTCATGGCTATATCGAAGGTCCGATCAGGCACTGAGAAGGCACATGCAGTAACTCATGCAGTGAATTTACGTCGGAAAGCTTCGCCGCCTTTCTCTGAAGATTCCGTAGGGAATTTCATTTGGACTGCAGCTACATTATGCAAACCCAAAGAGGCAACGTTTAGTACCATACTATTGCAGATCAGAGAGTCCATAGCAAGCGTTGACAGTGACTTTGTGGAGAAGTTACAAGGTGACAAAGGACTTGTTAAGCTTTATGAAAGGGTGAAGGAGATGAGAACCAGTGTGATTGCGCCACCTGGATTGTCTTGTGAGGTGGATCAAATTAAGTTTGTTAGTTGGTGTAAGTTGGGTTTGTATGAGATTGACTTTGGATGGGGGAAACCTAGTTGGGCTACTAACTGTTTTGATACTTTTGATGGTTCTGAAATTATGTTTGGAGGATCGGCATTTTATTTAATGGATACAAAAGAGGAGAAGGGGATAGAAGTATGGGCCTTTTTAGATGAAAAAGACATGCTTTTGTTAGAAAAGGACAATCATTTTCTACAATTTGCTTCTATCCATCCCCTTCCCTAGGAACTCAACATATTTTGCATAGAAAATTCATGGACCGGGACTAAGTAAGAATTTTCCGAGGTTCAGTTAGTTGTCAGTTATTATGAAATCCACCATTGCTATATTCATCTGTCAATCAATTACATTACTAGTTGACTTAGTTAAATAATACGTTtgtctgaaataaaataaaatttaaattttctatcttttatattaaaaaatttaatttgaataaattttaaagagtaGTTCGCAGATATTTATTCAAttgttatttatgtttttaaattatagtaTATGTATAGATAATAGATATATACATGTGTGTgtactataaattttaatattagtgttataatttctttaattacaataataaattttaaaagtagacTCGATCGGAAATATTTAAAGAGCAGTTTCagaaaattcataaattatacAACAAATTATGCACAAATCTGGTTTCAACAAGTTTGGGCAAGATTTATCATCCGACTCTCGAGCCTTTTTATTAAGAGATGGTCCCTAAATATTCCAACACATTTAGCACCGGCAAGCGCAGTACatttcaatcactaaatatCACACATTATCCTAAAAAGTTTCAGAAAAGGTTCAGTCCATGACCCCATGGTCTACCGCCGGATTGGTCCAGGGCATGGACGATCACATGTTATGATGGCTTAAATATTGGCAAAACAAATTATagcgtttcaactttatagTATTTTAATGTTATTGTTTAAGACGTTTTGTTTTTACATTTTGTAGATTACATCTATTTTCCTGTCTTTTTTGCGTAATAGTGTCGTTTTACGTGTTttacacgtggctcgtagtgtaactcgtcaaataattattttttattataaattaaaaaaaattatattaaattaataattatttctataattgcaaattatatttaaatataaaatatcaaataattattgaaataGTAGTTATtagaaatagtttatcttacttatagaaaatataattaaaaacgaAACACAACATTTAAAGTTTGGCAAAATGTGGtgatttataaaagtttgattATTACTGACACAATACGTATagatttgacatttttttggtgattaagtctAAACAAaagatattaaataataattaaattagtagTTGCTTAGAAGTAGTTTGTCTTACTTAGAATTATAGATgattgaataataattaaaataagaattattaagtaaattagtctattttaattagtCCTCTAGCGAATAtatcattataaataatttatttaaattagtacTCTAACTCTAATAATTGTAATAATTGTAGTTTATGTAAGTTAAAACTTGCCTATGCTAAAAGGCCATTAGGAAAAAGCTACACAAGGCACACCTGAATTAAGATACTGAAAATAGGTAATCCATCATCACCTTCATCAGTTCACATACATTAATCAGTATTGAGTACACAAGGCAagattttctttcatttttttctcaatcttTTCCATTTTTACAAGAGACAAACATATCAACTCGACTCTGTCGGAGGCTTTTCTTTTGGATGTTTGGCGGCATAATGATCACCAAGCTGATTATGATTTGCTAGCTGCGCCTGCAATTCACATGTTGCGGGTTTAGCATATCTCAAAGATATCAGAAACAACAATATATACATTAACTGAATAGAATCTAGCATATAAGCATGAATATACTCGTGACTTGCTAAGAAGGAAACGGGTTAAATGGAAAGCGTAGAAATGGAAATTGACGAAACTTTGTTTTTTAGAAacataagttataaatataagttTTGGAATTTCATAAGCATATCCGAAAATAAAGACAAAATGCCAAGATGCAGGACTTTATAAGTTTCCATGCAACAAAGCCAAAAAGCAGGAGAAATTCCATCTAAATATCAGATGCAAGCTTC
This window of the Mercurialis annua linkage group LG5, ddMerAnnu1.2, whole genome shotgun sequence genome carries:
- the LOC126681885 gene encoding stemmadenine O-acetyltransferase-like; translated protein: MEVERVSEECIKPSSSTPSHPKTYTISLLDQFIPSMYFPIILFYHNQNPNLTDIKTVISERSKLLKKSLSETLTRFYPLAGKHKDNLSVDCNDEGVYYVEARANISLSKYQNEFIASTATLLPQKFSYYEELAPGSYVAMIQETNFACGGISIGILASHKIMDGTAACFFIKHWAKVATKSYEGLVCPNFNSSFIFPKNDEFPKEASLVEMMSPTLVQQKKMTTKRIGFNASAVASLKAKAMRLGVENPTSVEVVSALFTEHLMAISKVRSGTEKAHAVTHAVNLRRKASPPFSEDSVGNFIWTAATLCKPKEATFSTILLQIRESIASVDSDFVEKLQGDKGLVKLYERVKEMRTSVIAPPGLSCEVDQIKFVSWCKLGLYEIDFGWGKPSWATNCFDTFDGSEIMFGGSAFYLMDTKEEKGIEVWAFLDEKDMLLLEKDNHFLQFASIHPLP